From one Pseudomonas sp. B21-048 genomic stretch:
- a CDS encoding acetyl-CoA C-acyltransferase, with protein MTLSNDPIVIVSAARTPMGGFQGELKSLTAPQLGAAAIRAAVERAGIAPESVEEVLFGCVLSAGLGQAPARQAALGAGLDKSTRCTTLNKMCGSGMEATILAHDRLIAGSADVVVAGGMESMSNAPFLLDRARSGYRMGHGRVLDHMFLDGLEDAYDKGRLMGTFAEDCAETNGFSREDQDAFAIASTTRAQQAIKDGSFTAEIVPVQVMVGKEQVLISHDEQPPKAKLDKIASLKPAFRDGGTVTAANSSSISDGAAALVLMRRSEAEKQGLKPLAVIHGHAAFADTPGLFPVAPVGAIKKLMKKTGWSLDEVELFEVNEAFAVVSLVTMTKLEIPHEKINVHGGACALGHPIGASGARILVTLLSALRQKGLKRGVAAICIGGGEATAMAVECLY; from the coding sequence ATGACGCTGTCCAACGATCCGATTGTTATTGTTAGCGCCGCCCGCACCCCGATGGGCGGGTTCCAGGGCGAACTGAAAAGCCTGACCGCGCCACAGCTGGGCGCCGCAGCGATTCGTGCTGCCGTCGAACGCGCCGGTATCGCTCCTGAATCCGTAGAAGAAGTGCTGTTCGGTTGTGTGCTGTCCGCCGGTCTCGGCCAGGCCCCGGCGCGGCAAGCGGCACTGGGCGCCGGGCTGGATAAGTCGACCCGTTGCACGACACTGAACAAAATGTGCGGCTCGGGCATGGAAGCCACGATTCTGGCTCACGACAGGCTGATCGCCGGCAGTGCCGATGTGGTCGTCGCCGGGGGCATGGAAAGCATGTCCAACGCGCCATTCCTGCTGGACCGCGCCCGCAGCGGTTACCGCATGGGCCATGGCCGGGTGCTCGATCACATGTTCCTCGACGGCCTCGAAGACGCTTACGACAAGGGTCGCCTGATGGGCACCTTCGCTGAGGATTGCGCCGAAACCAACGGCTTCAGCCGCGAAGATCAGGACGCGTTTGCCATTGCTTCGACCACCCGCGCCCAACAGGCGATCAAGGACGGCAGCTTTACCGCCGAGATCGTGCCCGTGCAGGTGATGGTCGGCAAAGAGCAGGTGCTGATCAGCCACGACGAACAGCCACCGAAAGCCAAACTGGACAAGATCGCTTCGCTGAAGCCGGCGTTTCGCGACGGCGGCACCGTGACCGCGGCAAACTCCAGTTCGATCTCCGACGGCGCGGCGGCATTGGTGTTGATGCGCCGTAGCGAAGCCGAGAAACAAGGCCTGAAACCGCTGGCGGTGATTCATGGTCATGCTGCATTTGCCGACACGCCGGGGCTGTTCCCGGTGGCACCGGTGGGCGCGATCAAGAAGCTGATGAAGAAAACCGGCTGGTCTTTGGATGAAGTCGAGTTGTTTGAAGTCAACGAAGCCTTTGCGGTGGTCAGTCTGGTGACCATGACCAAACTGGAAATCCCCCACGAGAAGATCAACGTCCACGGCGGTGCCTGCGCCTTGGGCCACCCGATCGGTGCATCGGGAGCGCGGATCCTTGTGACCCTGCTCTCGGCCCTGCGCCAGAAAGGCTTGAAACGCGGCGTTGCAGCGATCTGCATCGGCGGCGGCGAAGCGACGGCCATGGCTGTGGAATGCCTGTACTGA
- a CDS encoding SDR family NAD(P)-dependent oxidoreductase codes for MQIENKVFLVTGGASGLGAATAEMLVAAGAKVMLVDMNAEAVAAQAARLGAQSVVADISNETAAEAAVQATVKAFGGLNGLVNCAGIVRGEKILGKNGPHALASFSQVINVNLIGSFNMLRLAAAAIAETEADEDGERGVIINTASAAAFDGQIGQAAYSASKGAIVSLTLPAARELARFGIRVMTIAPGIFETPMMAGMTPEVRESLAAGVPFPPRLGKPSEYAALVRHIIENSMLNGEVIRLDGALRMAAK; via the coding sequence ATGCAGATCGAAAACAAGGTTTTTCTCGTCACCGGCGGTGCATCCGGCCTCGGTGCCGCCACTGCTGAAATGCTGGTGGCTGCTGGCGCCAAAGTGATGCTGGTGGACATGAATGCCGAAGCCGTCGCCGCCCAGGCTGCACGTCTCGGCGCGCAAAGCGTGGTGGCGGATATCAGTAATGAAACGGCTGCGGAAGCGGCGGTGCAGGCGACGGTCAAAGCCTTTGGCGGCCTCAATGGTCTGGTCAATTGCGCCGGCATCGTCCGTGGCGAGAAGATCCTTGGCAAGAACGGCCCTCATGCACTGGCCAGTTTCAGCCAGGTGATCAACGTCAACCTGATCGGCAGTTTCAACATGCTGCGCCTGGCGGCGGCGGCGATTGCCGAAACCGAAGCCGACGAAGACGGCGAGCGTGGCGTGATCATCAACACCGCCTCGGCCGCGGCCTTCGACGGCCAGATCGGCCAGGCCGCGTATTCGGCGTCGAAAGGCGCGATCGTCAGCCTGACCTTGCCCGCCGCCCGAGAACTGGCGCGCTTCGGTATCCGCGTGATGACCATTGCCCCAGGCATTTTCGAAACGCCGATGATGGCCGGCATGACCCCGGAAGTGCGCGAGTCTTTGGCTGCCGGTGTGCCGTTTCCACCGCGTCTGGGCAAGCCGAGCGAGTACGCCGCGCTGGTCAGGCATATCATAGAAAACAGCATGCTCAACGGCGAGGTGATCCGTCTCGACGGTGCCTTGCGCATGGCCGCCAAATAA
- a CDS encoding AMP-binding protein encodes MRDYLSATSQFNYQHTVDAALTGSLSALNACVECCDRHALPGRIALFWEGRDGASATYTFSDLQDKAARFANFLLTQGVKKGDKVAGLLPRNIELLITVFATWRIGAVYQPLFTAFGPKAIEHRLNSSGAAIVVTDAVNRPKLAEVADCPTIVTVGGPKGQGIVRGDFSFWAELANYSSECEPVLLTGEDPFLLMFTSGTTGPSKALSVPLKAIVAFQNYTRDAVGLRPEDAFWNVADPGWAYGIYFGVTGPMAMGHPITFYDGPFTLESTCRVINKFGITNLTGSPTAYRLLIAGGDEFARSIKGKLRIVSSAGEPLNPEVIRWFADNLGVVIHDHYGQTELGMVLCNHHGLDHPVHVGAAGFASPGHRIVVLDDEYKELGVGQPGILAVDRTQSPMCWFGGYEGAPTKAFVGNYYLSGDTVEWNPDGSISFVGRSDDVITTSGYRVGPFDVESALIEHPAVVEAAVIGKPDPERTELVKAFVVLSSQYRAEPALAEELRQHVRKRLAAHAYPREIEFVSELPKTPSGKLQRFILRNQEIAKAQEAAAKNVSA; translated from the coding sequence ATGCGCGATTACTTGTCTGCCACGTCACAGTTCAATTATCAGCACACCGTCGATGCCGCGCTCACAGGGTCGTTGAGCGCACTCAATGCCTGCGTCGAGTGTTGCGACCGGCATGCCTTGCCGGGGCGCATCGCGCTGTTCTGGGAAGGCCGCGACGGCGCCAGCGCGACCTACACCTTCAGCGACTTGCAGGACAAAGCCGCGCGGTTTGCCAATTTCCTGCTGACCCAGGGCGTGAAGAAGGGCGATAAAGTCGCCGGCCTCTTGCCACGCAACATCGAATTACTGATCACCGTGTTCGCCACCTGGCGCATCGGCGCGGTCTATCAACCGCTGTTTACCGCCTTCGGCCCGAAAGCCATCGAACATCGCCTCAACAGCTCCGGTGCCGCCATCGTAGTCACCGACGCGGTCAATCGACCGAAACTCGCTGAAGTGGCCGACTGCCCGACCATCGTCACCGTTGGCGGCCCGAAAGGCCAAGGTATCGTTCGGGGTGATTTCAGTTTCTGGGCCGAATTGGCCAACTATTCTTCCGAGTGCGAACCGGTATTGCTGACCGGCGAAGACCCGTTCCTGCTGATGTTCACCTCAGGCACCACAGGCCCGTCGAAAGCGCTGTCGGTACCACTCAAGGCGATCGTCGCGTTCCAGAATTACACCCGTGACGCGGTGGGTTTACGCCCTGAAGACGCGTTCTGGAACGTCGCCGATCCGGGCTGGGCCTATGGCATTTATTTCGGCGTCACCGGGCCGATGGCGATGGGGCATCCGATCACCTTTTACGATGGTCCGTTCACCCTCGAAAGCACCTGCCGGGTGATCAACAAATTCGGGATCACCAACCTCACCGGTTCACCGACCGCGTATCGCTTGCTGATTGCCGGTGGCGACGAGTTCGCCCGTTCGATCAAGGGCAAGCTGCGCATCGTCAGCAGCGCCGGCGAGCCGCTCAACCCGGAGGTGATCCGCTGGTTCGCCGATAACCTCGGCGTGGTGATTCACGACCATTACGGCCAGACCGAACTGGGCATGGTGTTGTGCAATCACCACGGCCTCGATCATCCAGTGCACGTCGGCGCTGCCGGTTTCGCCTCGCCGGGCCACCGCATTGTGGTGCTCGATGACGAATACAAAGAACTGGGCGTCGGCCAGCCAGGCATTCTGGCCGTCGACCGTACCCAGTCGCCGATGTGTTGGTTCGGCGGCTACGAAGGCGCACCGACCAAGGCCTTTGTCGGCAACTATTACCTGAGCGGCGACACCGTCGAGTGGAACCCGGACGGCAGCATCAGCTTCGTCGGGCGCAGTGACGACGTGATCACCACGTCCGGCTATCGCGTGGGCCCGTTCGACGTGGAAAGCGCGCTGATCGAACACCCTGCGGTGGTCGAAGCTGCAGTGATCGGCAAGCCCGACCCGGAGCGCACCGAGCTGGTCAAAGCCTTCGTCGTGCTCAGTTCGCAATACCGCGCAGAACCGGCGCTCGCCGAAGAACTGCGCCAACACGTGCGCAAGCGTCTGGCGGCGCACGCGTACCCCCGTGAAATCGAATTTGTCAGCGAATTGCCGAAAACCCCAAGCGGCAAATTGCAGCGCTTTATCTTGCGCAACCAGGAAATCGCCAAGGCTCAAGAGGCCGCCGCGAAGAACGTTTCAGCTTGA
- a CDS encoding AraC family transcriptional regulator, which produces MSEKDTISIQLVREALLQSCTPGAATEEVLHKVGIAPAWLETTDARVPATAYARLWRLLAGREDDEFFGMDPRKLKSGSLEFLCRCSMVQPTLAAGLTSGLSFLSLMLERMPAQLVRQQSLAEIVLLEDDEDPRRAFTYFTYWMIVHGVACWLAGRRIPILAIELRCPAPDFCDDYRVMFSENLRFDRPRTRMIFSADCLDLPIKRSAEELKRFLAHAPANILVKYRDPESLASRIKHDLRQLPAEHWPETEALAQRLCMSASTLRRRLAEEGQTYQGLKDSVRKELAIVWLAEPAISFAEIASRLGFADASSFYKAFRKWSGSNPGHYRSLILSEAD; this is translated from the coding sequence ATGTCGGAAAAAGACACCATCTCCATTCAACTGGTGCGTGAAGCGCTGTTGCAAAGTTGCACCCCGGGCGCTGCCACCGAAGAGGTGTTGCATAAGGTCGGCATCGCCCCTGCATGGCTGGAAACCACCGACGCTCGTGTTCCAGCCACCGCGTACGCGCGACTTTGGCGCTTGCTGGCCGGGCGCGAAGATGATGAGTTTTTTGGCATGGACCCGCGCAAGCTCAAGTCCGGCAGTCTGGAGTTTCTCTGTCGTTGCTCCATGGTTCAGCCGACCCTGGCCGCCGGGCTGACGTCGGGGCTGAGCTTTCTGTCGTTGATGCTGGAGCGCATGCCCGCGCAACTGGTTCGTCAGCAAAGTCTGGCGGAAATCGTGTTGCTGGAGGACGACGAAGACCCGCGCCGCGCCTTCACCTATTTCACTTACTGGATGATCGTGCACGGCGTGGCCTGCTGGCTGGCGGGGCGGCGGATTCCTATCCTGGCCATCGAGTTGCGTTGCCCGGCGCCGGATTTTTGTGATGACTACCGGGTGATGTTCTCCGAGAACCTGCGGTTCGACCGGCCGCGCACGCGGATGATTTTCTCGGCCGATTGCCTGGATTTACCGATCAAGCGCAGCGCTGAAGAGTTGAAGCGATTCCTCGCGCATGCGCCGGCGAACATTCTGGTCAAGTACCGCGATCCCGAAAGCCTGGCCAGTCGGATCAAACACGATTTGCGGCAACTGCCCGCCGAGCACTGGCCGGAAACCGAGGCGCTGGCGCAGCGACTGTGCATGTCGGCCTCGACCTTGCGCCGACGCTTGGCTGAAGAGGGGCAGACGTATCAGGGGCTCAAGGACAGCGTGCGCAAGGAACTGGCCATTGTCTGGTTGGCCGAACCGGCCATCAGCTTCGCCGAAATCGCCAGCCGTTTGGGGTTTGCCGATGCCAGCTCGTTCTACAAGGCGTTTCGCAAGTGGTCGGGGTCCAATCCGGGCCATTATCGGAGTTTGATTCTTAGCGAGGCCGACTGA
- the pssA gene encoding CDP-diacylglycerol--serine O-phosphatidyltransferase yields MPSLFKRSLLPKLRSFPLTADAVTILSGAAEFRRCLLEQIAQATQRIYIVALYLQQDEAGQEILDALHAAKLARPELDVVVVVDWLRAQRGLIGAGKQPGNSAWYQETTRTHESVVPVYGVPVQTRELFGVLHLKGFVIDDCVLYSGASLNNVYLHKFDKYRFDRYHLLQNHALADSMQHLIQHGLIASKAVHRLDLPNLPTTRSLRNDIGDLRSRLKHAAYDTTAGSTAKDGLSVSPLLGVGKNNPLSRVICELIASAQQQLTICTPYFNLPLAVTREINRALARGVKIDIIVGDKTANDFYIPPSEPFKVIAALPYLYEISLRRFAKRHQRSIDSGKLNLHLWKDGDNTYHLKGMWIDQRYTLLTGNNLNPRAFRLDLENALLIDDPKGELLEPRGNELAEIFRHTSRIERYQDLETLPDYPAGVAKFLKRVSRVRIERLLYRIL; encoded by the coding sequence ATGCCGTCGCTTTTCAAACGCTCTCTGCTGCCTAAACTGCGCAGTTTTCCGCTGACCGCCGATGCCGTCACCATCCTCTCTGGCGCCGCCGAGTTCCGTCGTTGCCTGCTGGAGCAAATCGCCCAGGCAACCCAGCGCATCTATATCGTCGCGCTGTACCTGCAACAGGATGAGGCCGGGCAGGAAATCCTCGATGCCCTGCACGCCGCCAAACTGGCGCGCCCGGAACTGGACGTGGTGGTGGTCGTGGACTGGCTGCGCGCCCAGCGCGGTTTGATCGGTGCCGGCAAGCAGCCGGGCAACTCGGCCTGGTATCAGGAAACGACCCGCACCCACGAAAGCGTGGTGCCGGTGTACGGCGTGCCGGTGCAGACTCGCGAGCTGTTCGGCGTGCTGCATTTGAAGGGCTTCGTGATCGACGATTGCGTGCTCTACAGCGGCGCGAGCCTGAACAACGTTTACCTGCACAAATTCGACAAGTACCGCTTCGACCGTTATCACCTGCTGCAGAATCATGCGCTGGCCGATTCGATGCAGCACCTGATTCAGCACGGTCTGATTGCCTCAAAAGCGGTGCATCGCCTCGACCTGCCAAACCTGCCGACCACCCGCAGCCTGCGCAACGATATCGGTGATTTGCGCAGCCGTCTCAAGCACGCGGCGTACGACACCACGGCAGGCAGCACGGCGAAGGACGGTTTATCAGTCAGCCCCTTGCTCGGCGTGGGCAAGAACAACCCGTTGAGTCGGGTGATTTGCGAGTTGATCGCCAGCGCCCAGCAGCAACTAACCATCTGCACGCCGTACTTCAACCTGCCGCTGGCGGTGACCCGGGAAATCAACCGGGCGCTGGCCCGTGGCGTGAAGATCGACATCATCGTCGGCGACAAAACCGCCAACGACTTTTACATTCCGCCCAGCGAGCCGTTCAAAGTGATCGCGGCGCTGCCGTACCTTTACGAAATCAGCCTGCGACGCTTCGCCAAGCGCCATCAGCGCAGCATCGACAGTGGCAAGCTGAATCTGCATTTGTGGAAGGATGGCGACAACACTTATCACCTGAAGGGCATGTGGATCGATCAGCGTTATACCTTGCTGACCGGCAACAATCTCAATCCTAGAGCGTTTCGTCTCGATCTGGAAAACGCGTTGCTGATCGATGATCCGAAAGGGGAGTTGCTGGAGCCGCGTGGCAATGAGCTGGCGGAGATTTTCCGGCACACCAGCCGCATCGAGCGGTATCAGGATCTGGAAACGCTGCCGGATTACCCGGCGGGGGTGGCCAAGTTTCTCAAGCGCGTGAGTCGGGTACGGATCGAGCGGTTGTTGTATCGGATTTTGTAA
- a CDS encoding nuclear transport factor 2 family protein: MSTAEVRPPLPPFTRESAIEKVRLAEDGWNSRDPERVSLAYTLDTQWRNRAEFAHNREEAKAFLTRKWAKELDYRLIKELWAHGDNRIAVRYAYEWHDDSGNWFRSYGNENWEFDENGLMFNRYACINDMPIKESDRKFHWPLGRRPDDHPSLSDLGL, translated from the coding sequence ATGTCTACTGCCGAAGTTCGTCCGCCATTGCCGCCGTTTACCCGTGAATCGGCCATCGAAAAAGTTCGCCTGGCCGAAGACGGCTGGAACTCCCGCGACCCGGAACGGGTGTCCCTGGCCTACACCCTGGACACCCAGTGGCGTAACCGCGCCGAGTTCGCTCACAACCGCGAAGAAGCCAAAGCTTTCCTGACCCGTAAATGGGCCAAGGAATTGGACTACCGGCTGATCAAGGAACTCTGGGCCCATGGCGACAACCGTATCGCCGTGCGTTATGCCTACGAATGGCATGACGACTCGGGCAACTGGTTCCGTTCCTATGGCAACGAGAACTGGGAGTTCGACGAGAACGGCTTGATGTTCAACCGTTACGCCTGCATCAACGACATGCCAATCAAGGAAAGCGACCGCAAGTTCCACTGGCCGCTGGGCCGCCGGCCGGATGATCACCCAAGTCTTTCCGACCTCGGTCTGTAA
- the sfnG gene encoding dimethylsulfone monooxygenase SfnG codes for MSQQAVKFAYWVPNVSGGLVVSKIEQRTHWGIDYNRKLAQLAEEAGFEYALTQIRFTAGYGAEFQHESVAFSHALLAATTKLKVIAAILPGPWQPALAAKQLATIGQLTNGRVAVNIVSGWFKGEFQAIGEHWLEHDERYRRSEEFIRALKGIWTQDNFTFRGDFYRFDNYSLKPKPLGQPEVFQGGSSRAARDMAARVSDWYFTNGNTPEGIKAQVDDIRTKAAANNHSVKVGVNAFVIARDTEEEARAVLAQIIDQADPEAVNAFGNAAKQAGRASPEGEGNWAKSTFEDLVQYNDGFKTNLIGTPQQIAERIVALKAVGVDLVLAGFLHFQEEVEYFGKRVLPLVRELEAKAAIRHQTAVA; via the coding sequence ATGAGTCAGCAAGCCGTCAAATTTGCCTACTGGGTACCGAACGTCAGTGGCGGGCTGGTGGTCAGCAAGATCGAGCAGCGCACCCACTGGGGCATCGACTACAACCGCAAACTGGCGCAACTGGCCGAAGAGGCGGGGTTCGAATATGCCCTGACCCAGATTCGTTTCACCGCCGGTTATGGCGCCGAGTTCCAGCATGAATCCGTTGCCTTCAGCCATGCGCTGCTGGCTGCCACCACAAAATTGAAAGTCATCGCCGCGATCCTGCCGGGGCCATGGCAACCGGCGCTGGCGGCCAAGCAACTGGCAACCATCGGTCAACTCACCAACGGCCGGGTGGCGGTGAACATTGTCAGCGGCTGGTTCAAGGGCGAGTTTCAGGCTATCGGTGAACACTGGCTGGAGCACGATGAACGTTATCGCCGCTCCGAAGAATTTATTCGCGCATTGAAGGGCATCTGGACCCAGGACAACTTTACCTTTCGCGGCGACTTCTACCGCTTCGACAACTACAGCCTCAAACCCAAACCGCTGGGCCAGCCGGAAGTTTTTCAGGGCGGCAGCTCCCGTGCGGCCCGGGACATGGCGGCGAGGGTTTCGGACTGGTACTTCACCAACGGCAACACCCCCGAAGGCATCAAGGCCCAGGTCGACGACATTCGCACGAAAGCGGCTGCGAACAATCATTCGGTGAAGGTCGGGGTGAATGCTTTTGTCATCGCTCGCGACACCGAAGAAGAAGCACGGGCGGTGCTGGCGCAGATCATCGATCAGGCCGACCCCGAAGCCGTGAACGCCTTTGGCAATGCGGCGAAACAAGCGGGCAGGGCATCGCCCGAGGGTGAGGGCAACTGGGCCAAATCGACGTTTGAAGACCTAGTGCAGTACAACGATGGCTTCAAGACCAATTTGATCGGCACGCCACAGCAGATCGCCGAGCGGATCGTCGCGTTGAAAGCAGTGGGCGTGGATTTGGTGCTGGCGGGGTTTCTGCACTTTCAGGAAGAGGTGGAATACTTCGGGAAGCGGGTGTTGCCGTTGGTGAGGGAGCTGGAGGCCAAAGCGGCTATCAGGCATCAGACTGCGGTCGCCTGA
- a CDS encoding acyl-CoA dehydrogenase family protein, producing MTEHQVINPLSIGTDYEALAARFRPIFQRIAAGAIEREQSRSLPYEPVQWLKEAGFGAVRVPVEYGGGGASLPQLFELLIELAEADSNVPQALRGHFAFAEDRLNSPLGPARDVWFKRFVEGDIAGNAWTEIGSVAIGDVITKVSPHGDQWRLNGEKFYSTGSIFSDWIDVYAQRSDTGGDVIAAVRTRQSGIVQSDDWDGFGQRTTGSGTSRFIDAEVDAENIIDFATRFKYQTAFYQLVLLATLAGIGRAALRDVAHQVRERKRIYSHGNAQRVSEDSQVQQVVGEVAAWVYAAEAGALKAAQPAQRAYLARFSGDEALERAANVAAEIESAKAQVVVSELIQRATTALFNALGASDVREGKSLDRHWRNARTVSSHNPVIYKARIVGDWVINGTEPPFVWQIGNGPATR from the coding sequence ATGACCGAACATCAAGTAATCAACCCGCTGTCCATCGGCACTGACTATGAAGCGCTGGCCGCACGTTTTCGGCCAATCTTCCAGCGCATCGCCGCCGGTGCCATTGAGCGCGAACAAAGCCGCAGCCTGCCTTACGAACCGGTTCAATGGCTCAAGGAGGCTGGCTTCGGCGCGGTGCGGGTGCCGGTTGAATACGGCGGTGGCGGCGCGTCCCTGCCGCAGTTGTTCGAATTGCTGATCGAACTGGCCGAAGCCGATTCCAACGTGCCCCAGGCGCTGCGCGGGCATTTCGCTTTTGCCGAGGATCGTTTGAACTCACCGCTGGGGCCAGCTCGGGATGTCTGGTTCAAACGCTTTGTCGAGGGTGACATCGCCGGCAATGCCTGGACCGAAATCGGCAGCGTGGCGATCGGCGATGTGATCACCAAGGTCTCGCCCCACGGCGATCAGTGGCGGCTCAACGGCGAGAAGTTCTACAGCACCGGTAGTATTTTCTCTGACTGGATCGACGTCTATGCCCAGCGCAGCGATACCGGCGGCGACGTGATTGCTGCCGTCCGCACACGCCAATCGGGAATTGTGCAGAGCGATGATTGGGACGGTTTCGGCCAGCGCACCACGGGCAGCGGCACCTCGCGATTTATCGATGCCGAAGTGGACGCCGAGAACATCATCGACTTCGCCACCCGCTTCAAATACCAGACGGCGTTTTATCAATTGGTGCTGTTGGCGACCCTGGCCGGAATTGGCCGCGCCGCATTGCGTGATGTGGCGCATCAGGTGCGCGAGCGTAAACGCATCTATAGCCACGGCAATGCACAGCGGGTCAGCGAGGATTCGCAAGTGCAGCAGGTGGTGGGTGAAGTGGCTGCGTGGGTTTATGCGGCCGAAGCCGGTGCCTTGAAAGCTGCGCAACCGGCACAGCGGGCTTATCTGGCGCGGTTTTCGGGGGATGAAGCGCTGGAGCGCGCGGCAAATGTGGCAGCGGAGATTGAGTCGGCCAAGGCTCAGGTGGTGGTCTCGGAATTGATCCAGCGCGCGACCACGGCGCTGTTCAATGCCTTGGGCGCTTCGGATGTTCGTGAAGGCAAATCGCTGGATCGGCATTGGCGCAATGCGCGGACCGTGTCGTCGCACAATCCGGTGATCTACAAGGCGCGGATTGTCGGGGACTGGGTGATCAACGGGACTGAACCGCCGTTTGTGTGGCAGATCGGTAATGGTCCCGCCACCCGGTAA
- a CDS encoding TSUP family transporter — protein sequence MPFELSVDLTTLAVLAFVAFIAGFIDAIAGGGGLLTTPALLTAGLPPHLVLGTNKLSSTFGSATASFTFYRRKLFHPRQWTHAIVGTLVGALTGAVVAHYLPAEWLNKMLPVIVFACGVYLLFGGTPKAPLDSDAPIKKKWQSTQGFSLGFYDGVAGPGTGAFWTVSSLLLYPIDLVKASGVARSMNFVSNIAALSVFIFSGQVDWIIGLSMGLSVMVGAFFGARTAISGGAKFIRPVFITVVLGLTVRLAWQHWFSVA from the coding sequence ATGCCTTTCGAACTCAGCGTTGACCTCACTACCCTGGCCGTTCTGGCCTTTGTCGCTTTCATTGCCGGTTTCATCGACGCCATCGCCGGTGGTGGTGGCCTGTTGACCACTCCGGCGCTGCTGACCGCCGGCCTGCCGCCGCACCTGGTGCTGGGCACCAACAAGCTCAGTTCGACCTTCGGCTCGGCCACTGCCAGTTTCACTTTCTACCGGCGCAAGCTGTTCCATCCTCGGCAATGGACGCACGCCATTGTCGGCACACTGGTGGGTGCACTCACCGGCGCCGTGGTCGCTCATTACTTGCCAGCGGAATGGCTGAACAAGATGCTGCCGGTGATCGTTTTCGCCTGCGGCGTGTATCTGTTGTTTGGCGGCACACCAAAGGCCCCGCTGGACAGCGACGCACCGATCAAGAAAAAGTGGCAATCGACCCAAGGCTTCAGCCTCGGTTTCTACGACGGTGTGGCCGGTCCGGGAACGGGGGCGTTCTGGACCGTCAGCAGTCTGTTGCTCTACCCCATCGACCTGGTCAAGGCCAGCGGCGTGGCGCGTAGCATGAACTTCGTCAGCAACATCGCGGCGCTGTCGGTGTTCATCTTTTCCGGGCAGGTGGACTGGATCATCGGCCTGAGCATGGGCCTGTCGGTGATGGTCGGCGCCTTCTTCGGCGCGCGCACCGCCATCAGCGGCGGTGCGAAATTCATTCGCCCGGTGTTCATCACCGTGGTGCTCGGCTTGACCGTCCGGTTAGCCTGGCAGCACTGGTTCAGCGTGGCCTAA
- the nudC gene encoding NAD(+) diphosphatase, whose product MTSRWTTAVLDTDQPGGWAVARSPEGFLFDDNGALFPREWLKRQDLSILAEHGIGHLDGEPVYLLELRSHSEVPGCNWKGLRAFMLEGDHTVYKVLGYAAQIGTWAREHRFCGNCGQVMSQVPRERAMYCEPCDIRHYPRISPSMIVLVTRGDEVLLARSPRFVTGVYSTLAGFAEPGESAEDCLIREVREEVQIEVKNIQYMGSQCWPFPHSMMLGFHAEYAGGEIVCQEDEIEDAQWFNVHELPPLPASRSIARYLIDAYVARRLGHAEPVLPG is encoded by the coding sequence ATGACTTCACGCTGGACCACCGCAGTACTGGACACCGATCAACCCGGCGGCTGGGCCGTGGCGCGCAGCCCCGAAGGCTTTTTGTTCGATGACAATGGCGCGCTGTTTCCACGCGAATGGCTCAAGCGTCAGGACCTGTCGATTCTCGCCGAGCATGGCATCGGTCACCTGGATGGCGAACCGGTCTACCTGCTGGAGTTGCGCAGTCACAGCGAAGTACCGGGCTGCAACTGGAAAGGCCTGCGAGCGTTCATGCTCGAGGGCGATCACACTGTCTACAAGGTGCTCGGCTATGCCGCGCAAATCGGTACATGGGCCCGTGAACACCGCTTCTGCGGCAATTGCGGGCAGGTGATGAGCCAGGTGCCGCGTGAGCGGGCGATGTACTGTGAGCCGTGTGATATACGCCACTATCCGCGCATTTCACCGAGCATGATCGTGCTGGTGACCCGTGGCGACGAAGTGCTGCTGGCTCGCTCGCCGCGTTTTGTCACCGGGGTCTACAGCACGTTGGCGGGGTTTGCCGAGCCGGGTGAGTCGGCCGAGGACTGCCTGATTCGCGAGGTCCGCGAAGAGGTGCAGATCGAGGTCAAGAACATCCAGTACATGGGCAGTCAGTGCTGGCCGTTCCCGCATTCGATGATGCTCGGTTTTCACGCCGAGTACGCCGGGGGCGAGATTGTCTGTCAGGAAGACGAGATCGAAGACGCCCAGTGGTTCAACGTGCACGAGCTGCCGCCGTTGCCAGCGTCTCGCTCGATTGCCCGTTACCTCATCGACGCCTATGTGGCACGGCGCTTAGGCCACGCTGAACCAGTGCTGCCAGGCTAA